The window TTGCTTTGAGGCCAAGCCGCCGTATAAATTTTCCTAGCAGCTTGCAAAGGGTGTGTTTTGTGGTTATGATAAGGCTGAGAAGGTGCATAAAGATGCTCCATCAACCGAAGGAGGCAAAACCATCATGAAAAAAGCGATTGTCGTCGTCGATATGCAGAAGGATTTTATCGACGGCGCATTGGGGACGAAGGAAGCGCAGGCGATGCTGCCGCGCATGGAGGCGAAGCTGGCGGCAGCACGTGCGGCGGGGACGGCGCTCGTCTTTACAATGGACACGCACGGCGAGGACTATCTGGCGACGCAGGAGGGAAAGCGGCTTCCCGTACCGCATTGCATTCGCGGCACGAAAGGCTGGGAGATCGCCGCATCCCTGCAACCGTTCGTCAAGGAGGCGGCTGCCGTCATCGAGAAGCCCACCTTCGGCTCGACAGAACTGCCCGCCGTACTCGCAGACTATGACGAGATCGAGCTTGCCGGCCTTTGCACCGATATATGCGTCATTTCCAACGCCCTGCTGCTCAAGGCCTTTTATCCCGAAAAGCGCATATCGGTCGACGCCTCCTGCTGTGCGGGCGTGACGGTTGAGAGCCACGAGGACGCACTGCGTGCGATGAAGATGTGCCAAGTCGACGTGAAGTGAGGGGGACTTGTCTGCAATCTTCCCATGAAATAATTTCCCTAAAAAAACGCTTGCATTTTCCTCCGGCTTTCTGTATAATACATTTTGTTCGCAGGCACACGCCTGCACAACATACGCTCGGTTAGCTCAGTTGGTTAGAGTATCACATTGACATTGTGGGGGTCACTGGTTCGAATCCAGTACCGAGCACCATTCGCTTATCAAGCAGTCATCTTCGGGTGGCTGCTCCTTTGTTATATAGGAAAGTTAAGGAATCCCTGATAAATGCAGCGCCGATCCGGCAGATCTCAGATGGCCTGCGACAGCGAAAAATCGTCGCTTCGTCAAGAAAATGTTGAATGAAGCAACTTTCTGAGGAGGAATCAACCATGAAGATCGGGAAAAAGCTCTGCGCCGCCATCCTCACCAGCCTCGTGGCCGCCGCGCCGCTTGCGCTGCCCCTTCCCCTTGCGGCAACCGCCGAGGCGGCGGCGCTCAACCCCGTGATGATCGGCATGTCCGCCATCGGCGGCTTCCTCGCCTACCAGGGCACGCTCAAGGAAATGCTCGCCATCGGCAACAACGTCGACTATCAGATCAGCGGACTCAAGCAGGACATGGAGGAAAACGGCGAGGACAAGGACGCGCTTGACCGCGAGGTCGTCGACCGCGTTCTCGGACAGATCACAGAGCACGGCGAATACGCGCTCTCTATCAACTCCCTGCCCTTCCTGTGGCGCGTGACCGCAGGCGACGCCTTCAATGCCGCCTGCTATCCGACCGACTACATCACGGTGAACCGCGGCCTCGTGCGTGCGCTGCACCACGACGAAGACGAGCTCGCCGCTGTCCTCGGCCACGAGATGACGCACGGCCTTCGCCAGCACAGCGCGAAGAACTACGCCAAGGCCGTCGCCGAATCGTATGCGGGAATCGCCATCGGCTCAGCGGCGGACAACCTCGACTGGCAGAAGCTCAATGCCGTCGTCGGCTACGCCATCGCCAAGGACGTGACACTGCCGAGCGAGCTTGAGGCGGACGAGGGAGGCTTCCACCTCATGACGACGGCGGGCTTCAACCCCGGCGGCGGTGCGGCCGCCATGGCACGCATGGCCTACTACCTGACATACGAGACGCAGGACATCAGCGAGTACCAAGATCCCTTCGAGAATCCCAATGCACCGAACTACAACGACCACCCCGCCATGCACGAGCGCGTCGAGCGCCTCGCCGCCATGATGACGAATTACGGCATGGGGCATGTGACCGTCGAAAACGGCACGGATGTCCTCATCGACGGTGAAAAGCTCCTCTCGGCCGACTGGGATGCCGACTACAACAACACGACGGAGAACGCCTACCTCATCGCAGGCGGCATTGCCAAGGCGTTCCACGACCACGCCTCCTTCGACGGCTGGCACTTTTCCGCCGCGCCCGGCGCACGCATCTCCTACCTCGACGACAGCCGCGTCTACGAAAAGCTCAAGAAGTTCGTCATGCGCAATCATGCGGAAGAGCGCCTCGAAGAACTCGTGCGCAATGCCTATGCAAGCAGCAAGGACAAGGAAATGCGGGAAAAGGTCGCCGCCGAGGAAAAGAAGCGCACGGACGCGTGGCAGAAGATTCGCGAGAATGCGCTCAACGCCAAGGGCGACTACGTCAAGCAGCTGCGCTACAACGCCGACCGCTACAGCGACAACGGCATGGCGAAGGAAGCGCTCTTCCTCATGGAGCGCGCCTTCGCCGCGAAAAATCCCGACAACATCGCGGAGAACTACGCGATCCGCGGCAGAGCCAAGGCCGTCGCCGGCGACTATGAAGCCGCGCTCGCCGACTCCAATCATGCCGTAGAGCTTGACGCGACGAACATCTACAACTTCCTCAACCGCGCCGACGTCTATCGCATGATGGGCGAGCGTGAAAAAGCCCTCGCTGACCTCGAAAAATCGCAGGAGATCGACGCAAAGAATCCCTACATCTACAAGATGCGCGGCGAAATTTACAACGAGATGGGTGAGAAGGAAG of the Selenomonas sputigena genome contains:
- a CDS encoding cysteine hydrolase family protein, with translation MKKAIVVVDMQKDFIDGALGTKEAQAMLPRMEAKLAAARAAGTALVFTMDTHGEDYLATQEGKRLPVPHCIRGTKGWEIAASLQPFVKEAAAVIEKPTFGSTELPAVLADYDEIELAGLCTDICVISNALLLKAFYPEKRISVDASCCAGVTVESHEDALRAMKMCQVDVK
- a CDS encoding M48 family metalloprotease — protein: MKIGKKLCAAILTSLVAAAPLALPLPLAATAEAAALNPVMIGMSAIGGFLAYQGTLKEMLAIGNNVDYQISGLKQDMEENGEDKDALDREVVDRVLGQITEHGEYALSINSLPFLWRVTAGDAFNAACYPTDYITVNRGLVRALHHDEDELAAVLGHEMTHGLRQHSAKNYAKAVAESYAGIAIGSAADNLDWQKLNAVVGYAIAKDVTLPSELEADEGGFHLMTTAGFNPGGGAAAMARMAYYLTYETQDISEYQDPFENPNAPNYNDHPAMHERVERLAAMMTNYGMGHVTVENGTDVLIDGEKLLSADWDADYNNTTENAYLIAGGIAKAFHDHASFDGWHFSAAPGARISYLDDSRVYEKLKKFVMRNHAEERLEELVRNAYASSKDKEMREKVAAEEKKRTDAWQKIRENALNAKGDYVKQLRYNADRYSDNGMAKEALFLMERAFAAKNPDNIAENYAIRGRAKAVAGDYEAALADSNHAVELDATNIYNFLNRADVYRMMGEREKALADLEKSQEIDAKNPYIYKMRGEIYNEMGEKEAALAAYKEYWKQAPNASDIPDEYMQEVDAAAYDKIVKEREKKEQEKKEKEAAKKDASENKMGEKP